In Kushneria marisflavi, the following are encoded in one genomic region:
- a CDS encoding GNAT family N-acetyltransferase: MQIRTFRPEDQKAVIALWQRCGLTRPWNDPASDIERKCSEDPALFLVGTDDNDRVMASAMVGFDGHRGCLYYLAVSDAAMGVS, encoded by the coding sequence ATGCAGATTCGAACCTTCAGGCCCGAGGACCAGAAAGCCGTCATCGCGCTCTGGCAGCGCTGCGGCCTGACGCGCCCATGGAACGATCCCGCTTCGGACATCGAGCGTAAATGCAGTGAAGACCCGGCGCTGTTTCTGGTCGGTACCGATGACAATGATCGGGTGATGGCCTCTGCCATGGTGGGGTTTGACGGTCATCGCGGCTGTCTCTATTACCTGGCAGTCAGCGATGCGGCCATGGGCGTGTCCTGA
- a CDS encoding 3'-5' exonuclease: MATIIPALSTLSGMTAGERRFGQRLESLLEDDYTVWYDIPLGRQRRYPDFIVLHPGRGLLFLEVKDWKVDTIKAVNANEFVRETNGGRKSDPNPLIQARQCAFAAIDQLKRDPQLTQTKERYQGRLCFPYGYGAVLTNITRRQLNQLLDEEIQENVLPASRVICKDEMLPTADPELFQQRLWDMFDYQFGEKLTLPQIDRIRWRLFPEVRIDAPAQDLFDDDDSEDNEKPADTIPDIVRVMDIQQEQLARSMGDGHRVIHGVAGSGKTLILGYRCLYLAQAVQKPILVLCFNITLAARLRCFIAEKGIEDKVRVHHFHDWCSLQLKTYSVDLIPGKEPAYERQVKSVIKGVEQSQIPRAQYSALMIDEGHDFEQDWLKLVVQMIDPEINSLLMLYDDAQSIYQKSSLKFPLSAAGIQARGRTTILKLNYRNTREILTFAYDFAKDFIQAHDADEDHVPLIAPEVAGVNGPPPAFRRFPTPADEASYMVRCIKAWQGQGTELSSIAIIYANHAQGRRYHNALKAAGVPSSCLQSTADKRAYDPQANQVVLLSRQSSKGLEFDTVILGGIGELADDEDKLAQEARLLYVGMTRARRRLLVTGSGNNWFADRLREMSSAQG; the protein is encoded by the coding sequence ATGGCCACCATCATTCCAGCATTGAGCACTCTTTCGGGCATGACTGCCGGCGAACGTCGCTTTGGCCAGCGGCTCGAGAGCCTACTGGAGGATGATTACACCGTCTGGTACGACATTCCGCTTGGGCGTCAGCGCCGCTACCCGGACTTCATTGTTCTGCACCCCGGACGAGGCCTTCTTTTTCTGGAGGTGAAGGACTGGAAAGTCGATACCATCAAAGCGGTAAACGCCAACGAATTTGTCCGTGAAACCAACGGTGGCCGAAAGAGTGATCCCAACCCGCTTATCCAAGCGCGCCAATGCGCTTTCGCGGCTATCGATCAGCTCAAGCGGGATCCTCAGCTGACTCAGACGAAGGAACGTTATCAGGGCAGGCTGTGCTTTCCCTATGGGTACGGTGCCGTTCTCACCAATATCACCCGCCGCCAGTTGAACCAGCTTCTTGACGAAGAAATACAGGAGAATGTACTGCCCGCAAGCCGCGTGATCTGCAAGGATGAGATGCTACCTACAGCTGATCCAGAGCTGTTTCAACAGCGTCTGTGGGACATGTTCGATTACCAGTTTGGCGAAAAGCTGACACTGCCTCAGATTGACCGGATTCGCTGGCGGCTTTTCCCGGAAGTTCGTATCGATGCCCCTGCTCAGGACCTTTTCGATGACGATGATTCGGAAGACAACGAGAAACCAGCGGATACTATTCCCGATATCGTCCGTGTCATGGATATCCAGCAGGAGCAACTGGCCAGAAGCATGGGTGATGGCCACCGCGTGATTCATGGCGTTGCCGGCTCCGGCAAGACCTTGATTCTCGGCTATCGCTGCCTATACCTAGCACAGGCGGTTCAAAAGCCGATATTGGTGCTTTGCTTCAACATCACACTGGCGGCGCGGCTGCGCTGCTTCATTGCTGAGAAAGGTATCGAAGACAAGGTCAGGGTTCACCACTTCCATGACTGGTGCAGCCTGCAGTTGAAGACCTATAGCGTGGATCTTATACCTGGCAAGGAGCCGGCCTATGAGCGACAGGTGAAAAGCGTAATTAAGGGCGTAGAGCAGTCACAAATTCCGCGGGCACAGTACAGTGCGTTGATGATTGATGAGGGGCATGACTTCGAGCAGGACTGGCTCAAGCTGGTTGTGCAAATGATCGACCCGGAGATCAACTCTCTTCTCATGCTCTATGACGATGCCCAGTCCATCTATCAGAAAAGCTCACTGAAATTTCCGCTTTCCGCTGCAGGCATTCAAGCGCGCGGGCGTACCACCATTCTCAAGCTCAACTATCGCAACACTCGAGAAATCCTGACGTTCGCCTATGACTTTGCCAAGGACTTCATTCAGGCGCATGACGCTGATGAGGATCATGTTCCACTGATCGCCCCCGAAGTAGCCGGCGTCAACGGCCCTCCTCCTGCATTTCGCAGATTTCCAACGCCAGCCGATGAGGCGAGTTACATGGTGCGCTGCATCAAGGCATGGCAGGGACAAGGCACTGAACTCAGCAGTATCGCCATCATTTATGCCAACCATGCTCAGGGCCGCCGATACCACAACGCGCTTAAAGCCGCCGGCGTTCCCAGTAGCTGCCTGCAGTCTACTGCTGACAAGCGTGCCTATGACCCGCAGGCCAATCAGGTTGTGTTGCTCAGCCGGCAGAGCAGCAAGGGGCTGGAATTCGATACTGTCATTCTTGGCGGGATCGGAGAACTGGCGGACGATGAGGACAAGCTGGCGCAGGAAGCACGCCTGCTCTATGTCGGCATGACACGGGCACGTCGAAGGCTACTGGTCACCGGCAGCGGCAACAACTGGTTTGCTGATAGGCTTCGTGAGATGAGTTCGGCTCAAGGTTGA
- a CDS encoding tyrosine-type recombinase/integrase — protein MAEVQEKRKGITTSKGIENFSVPEGRKKARLAVSNGGYGGLALEARTDREAKSWLYRYRVVDKTVEQQLGSYPQMGLAKARKKHREAAELVRQGIDPRKHRKAEKARNQAAWTMSEAFDRWIEFYASSPSRSGKVPTERTVSKQRGRWRLYLEKPLGGAYVRDMSRRYLIEVLEQVATRAREEGRQCLTLLRQLLDYCEDREQIEDNPAAGLKPAKIKARPGKPRERYLKLPELKALWEAIDEKQIVLDGVASSVVLSASVANAIKLLLLTGARRAEVAAMRWVEVKKDTWTIPAERTKSGREHKVHLSALALVILAEQHRLSKSEFVFESSRDAAKPIHYDTITTAVARLQGRSRKDHEDSAPLYQLEHFTVHDLRRSVATMWTETFMADPLLVDAMLAHVPPRLVGTYNKGKRYQIQIDVWEKWGSTMAEITETSPEGNVVFMSHKN, from the coding sequence GTGGCTGAGGTACAGGAGAAACGCAAGGGAATAACTACTTCCAAGGGGATCGAAAATTTCTCTGTGCCTGAAGGCAGGAAGAAAGCTCGGCTCGCAGTGTCGAATGGTGGCTATGGTGGTCTTGCCTTGGAGGCTCGAACTGACCGCGAGGCCAAGAGCTGGCTTTATCGCTACAGAGTCGTCGATAAGACCGTCGAGCAGCAGTTGGGTAGTTACCCTCAGATGGGCTTGGCTAAGGCGCGAAAGAAGCACCGCGAAGCGGCTGAGTTGGTAAGGCAGGGTATTGATCCACGAAAGCATCGCAAGGCCGAGAAAGCTCGCAATCAAGCTGCCTGGACCATGAGTGAGGCGTTTGATCGCTGGATCGAATTCTATGCGTCTTCACCGAGTCGGTCTGGCAAGGTACCTACCGAGCGAACTGTATCTAAGCAAAGAGGGCGCTGGCGGCTATATCTGGAAAAGCCGCTGGGCGGAGCGTATGTACGCGACATGTCGCGAAGATATCTGATCGAAGTATTGGAGCAGGTGGCTACCAGGGCCAGAGAGGAAGGGCGCCAATGCCTCACTCTGTTGCGTCAACTGCTGGACTATTGCGAAGACCGTGAACAGATAGAGGACAACCCAGCTGCCGGCCTCAAACCTGCGAAAATCAAAGCCCGCCCGGGCAAACCTCGGGAGCGCTACCTCAAGCTGCCAGAGCTGAAGGCGCTGTGGGAAGCTATCGATGAAAAGCAGATAGTGCTGGATGGTGTGGCTTCTTCTGTAGTGCTGTCTGCTTCAGTCGCCAATGCGATCAAGCTGCTGCTGTTGACCGGTGCACGTCGCGCCGAGGTTGCAGCAATGCGTTGGGTAGAAGTGAAAAAGGATACATGGACGATACCCGCCGAGCGCACCAAGAGTGGACGTGAGCACAAAGTGCACCTGTCAGCACTGGCACTAGTGATACTGGCTGAACAGCATCGGCTTTCAAAAAGCGAGTTCGTTTTTGAGTCGTCTCGTGATGCTGCAAAGCCCATTCATTACGACACCATCACTACAGCCGTTGCCAGACTGCAGGGCCGTAGCCGCAAGGATCATGAAGATTCGGCGCCGCTCTATCAACTGGAGCATTTCACTGTTCATGATTTAAGACGCTCGGTAGCGACCATGTGGACGGAGACCTTTATGGCCGATCCTTTGCTGGTAGATGCGATGCTGGCCCATGTTCCGCCAAGACTGGTGGGTACCTACAACAAGGGTAAGCGCTATCAGATACAAATCGATGTATGGGAGAAGTGGGGAAGCACTATGGCAGAGATAACGGAAACATCGCCTGAAGGTAATGTGGTGTTTATGAGCCATAAAAATTAG
- a CDS encoding type 2 periplasmic-binding domain-containing protein: MAFQSSQASETAKTPVPDTLTWTVPFGVGGGTDVWARFMSHWVGESLENHPAIVINNVPGGGSITGANLFYSRARSNGAEMIVTSASTQYPAMLKDPRVRFDYSRWTPIIAAPTGGVVYAQSSMGDDPKKVLEHLRQHETKFGAQTPTGLELPILLAFDMLGLQVDPVFGMRSRGEGRLAFERGEAGIDFQTTSAYFSSVTPLVKSGQAVPLFSLGVMNDDNVIVRDPAFPDLPTFSELYLAQPGTSRDDMAYQVYHKFFASGYALQKLLLVPKDIDASMLETYRDAAKKLAKDPEFLEAARQRIGPYDPVTGDVAARQLEAAMQMSQERRQWIVDWLKQKHDIRVVTQ, encoded by the coding sequence ATGGCATTTCAATCATCGCAGGCTTCGGAAACGGCCAAAACGCCAGTGCCTGACACACTGACGTGGACGGTACCTTTTGGCGTCGGTGGTGGTACCGATGTCTGGGCACGGTTCATGTCCCACTGGGTTGGCGAGTCGCTTGAGAATCACCCTGCCATTGTTATCAACAATGTACCGGGGGGCGGCTCGATTACCGGCGCGAATCTTTTCTATAGCCGCGCTCGCAGCAATGGTGCCGAAATGATCGTCACCTCGGCCTCGACCCAGTACCCGGCCATGCTGAAAGACCCCAGGGTCCGTTTCGATTACAGCCGCTGGACGCCCATTATCGCGGCACCTACCGGTGGGGTGGTGTATGCCCAGTCCAGCATGGGAGATGATCCAAAAAAGGTACTTGAACACCTCCGCCAGCATGAGACCAAGTTCGGCGCCCAGACCCCGACCGGTCTGGAACTGCCAATTCTGCTGGCCTTCGACATGCTGGGCCTGCAGGTAGACCCGGTTTTCGGCATGCGCAGTCGTGGGGAAGGTCGACTGGCCTTTGAACGTGGCGAGGCCGGCATCGATTTTCAGACGACTTCAGCCTATTTCAGCAGCGTGACCCCACTGGTCAAATCGGGGCAGGCCGTTCCTCTGTTTTCACTGGGCGTCATGAACGATGACAACGTCATCGTGCGTGACCCAGCCTTCCCTGATCTGCCCACCTTCAGCGAGCTCTATCTCGCTCAGCCGGGCACCAGCCGTGACGATATGGCGTATCAGGTTTATCACAAGTTTTTCGCTTCGGGATATGCCCTCCAGAAGCTGCTGCTGGTGCCAAAGGATATCGATGCGTCGATGCTTGAGACCTATCGTGATGCAGCCAAGAAACTGGCCAAAGACCCCGAATTCCTGGAAGCCGCGCGTCAGCGTATCGGGCCCTATGACCCGGTCACGGGCGATGTCGCTGCTCGTCAGCTTGAAGCTGCCATGCAGATGAGTCAGGAGCGCCGCCAATGGATCGTCGATTGGCTCAAGCAAAAGCACGACATTCGTGTGGTGACGCAATGA
- a CDS encoding HAD family hydrolase, protein MTIASLNDCRHWVFDMDGTLTVGIHDFAFIRRELGVPDDSGILEHLESLPEAQRRASHDWLMEHERELAARSTPADGAMALIRELCERDVRLGILTRNARELAHITLEVIGLTQCFEHADVLGREDASPKPHPEGLEHFIRRWGVAPDDIVMVGDSPLDMQCGRAAGTRTVLVNVPENSCPEATDHHLADCHALLAALRGS, encoded by the coding sequence ATGACGATTGCTTCTCTCAACGATTGCCGGCACTGGGTATTCGATATGGATGGCACGCTGACCGTAGGCATTCATGACTTTGCGTTCATTCGACGTGAGCTCGGGGTGCCGGACGACAGTGGCATCCTTGAGCACCTTGAATCACTGCCCGAGGCCCAGCGTCGGGCCAGCCATGACTGGCTGATGGAACACGAACGCGAACTGGCGGCGCGCTCGACACCAGCAGACGGTGCCATGGCGCTGATTCGCGAGCTGTGTGAGCGCGACGTTCGGCTGGGTATTCTGACCCGCAATGCGCGGGAGCTGGCGCATATCACACTGGAGGTCATCGGACTGACGCAGTGCTTTGAACATGCCGACGTGCTGGGCCGGGAGGATGCATCTCCCAAACCGCACCCGGAGGGGCTGGAGCATTTCATCAGGCGCTGGGGCGTGGCGCCTGATGACATCGTGATGGTGGGCGATAGTCCACTGGACATGCAGTGCGGGCGCGCGGCGGGCACCCGTACTGTACTGGTCAATGTGCCGGAAAATTCATGCCCGGAGGCCACCGACCATCACCTGGCCGATTGCCATGCCCTGCTGGCCGCGCTGCGCGGGTCATGA
- a CDS encoding 4-oxalomesaconate tautomerase, translating into MHPIPCVLMRGGTSKGPFFLASDLPDDEEARNELLLQIMGSGNELEIDGIGGGYPQTSKVAIVGPSSTEGVDVDYLFVQVMVEQRRVDVSPNCGNMLSAVGPFAIEKGLVKPSGDTTCVRIRNVNTDTLIEATVQTPNGQVRYDGDAAIDGVPGTAAPIHLTFLNAIGARTGKLYPTGQSRDTFDGVEVSCVDAAMPMVLIHASSLGKRGDEAPAELDDDKAFMTRLELIRCQAGLAMGFGDVSDKVIPKPVLISKSDAHAPLTVRYFMPHRCHKALAITGAVGLAIACSNGESLIRDLIDPDSIKGEMDIAHPSGRLSVAMTPDPSGQAPICSLLRTARRLFSGDVFVPDAND; encoded by the coding sequence ATGCATCCCATTCCCTGTGTTTTGATGCGTGGCGGGACTTCCAAGGGGCCCTTTTTCCTCGCCAGCGACCTCCCCGATGATGAAGAGGCCCGTAATGAGCTGCTGTTGCAGATCATGGGTTCGGGCAATGAGCTTGAAATAGATGGCATCGGCGGTGGGTATCCCCAAACCAGCAAGGTTGCCATTGTGGGACCGTCGTCAACCGAAGGCGTCGATGTCGACTATCTGTTCGTACAGGTCATGGTCGAACAGCGACGTGTCGATGTTTCCCCCAACTGCGGCAACATGCTGAGTGCCGTTGGGCCGTTTGCCATCGAAAAAGGGTTGGTTAAACCGTCAGGCGATACCACCTGCGTACGTATTCGCAACGTCAATACCGATACGCTGATAGAGGCCACCGTTCAGACCCCCAACGGGCAGGTTCGCTACGATGGCGATGCCGCCATTGATGGTGTCCCCGGCACTGCCGCTCCCATTCATCTGACGTTTCTCAACGCCATCGGTGCGCGCACCGGCAAGCTGTATCCAACCGGGCAGAGCCGGGATACGTTTGACGGTGTTGAAGTGAGCTGCGTGGATGCGGCCATGCCGATGGTTCTGATCCATGCCTCGTCACTGGGCAAGCGAGGCGATGAAGCCCCGGCCGAGCTGGATGATGACAAGGCCTTCATGACACGGCTAGAGCTGATTCGATGCCAGGCCGGACTGGCGATGGGATTCGGGGATGTCAGTGACAAGGTGATTCCCAAGCCGGTCCTGATCAGCAAAAGCGACGCTCATGCCCCGCTGACCGTGCGCTATTTCATGCCCCATCGCTGCCACAAGGCACTCGCCATTACCGGCGCCGTGGGGCTTGCCATTGCCTGCAGTAACGGGGAAAGCCTGATTCGTGACCTGATCGATCCCGACTCGATCAAGGGAGAGATGGACATTGCACACCCCAGCGGCCGATTGAGTGTGGCCATGACGCCTGATCCCTCCGGGCAGGCGCCGATCTGTTCGCTGCTACGTACGGCCAGACGCCTGTTTAGTGGCGATGTGTTTGTTCCTGACGCCAACGATTAA
- a CDS encoding MFS transporter — MTTNELHDSPPPGASRGAWRAVFSLTLGVFSLVMAEFLPASLLTPMANSLGISEGQAGQAVTVTAVVALLSGLLVASVTQRLDRRHVLLAFSLLMIAANLLVAYSPDLIWLLAGRVLLGVALGGFWALSAATVMRLVPEHDVPRALSILFAGVPIATISAAALGSYLGELVGWRNVFLLTTAISVLTLIFQYATLPRMTPERPSPLGTLVRVMKRPGMMVGIVAILLVFCGHFAFFTYVRPFLEGVSHMGINALSSTLLAFGVANFVGTLAAGYLLERSLRLTLLLMPLIMGSLGWLLATLGGFSMGTDALMVALWGFAFGAVPVAWSTWITRVVPDEAESGGGLIVASIQLAIALGAAAGGVVFGIGGVLAVCATAGTMLLAGAALVMAGVRAQPVDTAFEACDAERSACS, encoded by the coding sequence ATGACGACAAATGAATTGCACGATTCGCCTCCGCCAGGCGCGTCGCGAGGCGCCTGGCGCGCTGTTTTCTCATTAACGCTGGGCGTGTTCAGCCTGGTGATGGCCGAGTTTCTACCGGCCAGTCTGCTGACGCCAATGGCGAATTCTCTGGGGATCAGCGAGGGGCAGGCGGGCCAGGCCGTCACGGTGACGGCGGTAGTGGCACTGCTGTCAGGGTTGTTGGTGGCCTCTGTCACCCAGCGGCTCGACCGCCGCCACGTGCTGCTGGCGTTTTCGCTACTGATGATCGCCGCCAATTTGCTGGTCGCCTACTCGCCGGACCTGATCTGGCTGCTGGCCGGGCGGGTGCTGCTGGGCGTGGCGCTGGGCGGATTCTGGGCACTCTCCGCCGCTACCGTCATGCGACTGGTGCCGGAGCACGACGTGCCCCGCGCACTGTCGATACTGTTTGCCGGTGTCCCCATTGCCACCATCAGTGCCGCGGCGCTGGGCAGCTATCTCGGCGAGCTGGTCGGCTGGCGTAACGTGTTTCTGCTCACGACGGCGATATCGGTGCTGACGCTGATCTTCCAGTACGCCACATTGCCGCGCATGACGCCGGAGCGACCCTCGCCACTCGGTACGCTGGTGAGGGTGATGAAACGACCGGGCATGATGGTCGGTATTGTTGCCATCCTGCTCGTGTTCTGTGGCCATTTCGCCTTCTTTACCTATGTCCGTCCGTTTCTCGAGGGCGTGTCGCACATGGGCATCAATGCGCTGTCATCGACCCTGCTGGCGTTCGGGGTGGCAAACTTCGTCGGGACGCTGGCCGCGGGGTACCTGCTTGAGCGCAGCCTGCGTCTGACGTTGCTGCTGATGCCATTGATCATGGGCTCGCTGGGCTGGTTGCTGGCGACACTGGGCGGCTTCTCGATGGGAACTGATGCGCTCATGGTCGCGCTGTGGGGCTTCGCCTTTGGCGCCGTACCGGTGGCCTGGTCAACCTGGATCACTCGTGTCGTGCCGGATGAAGCCGAAAGCGGCGGTGGCTTGATCGTCGCATCGATTCAGCTGGCCATCGCCCTGGGGGCGGCCGCTGGGGGGGTTGTCTTCGGGATCGGCGGTGTGCTCGCCGTCTGCGCCACGGCCGGCACGATGCTGTTGGCCGGTGCGGCGCTGGTGATGGCCGGGGTGCGCGCACAACCGGTGGACACCGCCTTCGAGGCCTGTGACGCCGAGCGTTCGGCCTGCAGCTGA
- a CDS encoding LysR family transcriptional regulator has product MHYELQHILAFLKVVELESFHAAAEALNVSQPALSRRIQKLEQALGTSLLSRTTRHVGMTSVGRDFYPQARRLIDDFDHAVFNIKALAEHRIGQITLACIPTAAFYFLPSVIRDFNAQYPNIRIRLLDLSANEGLEAVLSGEADVGINMLSGQHPDIEFTPLVVEPFVLACRSDHEFASRKQVRWSELSRHRMIGVGRASGNRTLIDHELASLENRPTWFFEVQHLSTSLGMVEAGLGVAAVPRLAMPRQEHATLIQRLLIDPVIRRTLGLVRHRNSHLSPAAERFVETLLSQWRTPDGETTEPSIPG; this is encoded by the coding sequence ATGCATTACGAGCTGCAACACATACTGGCTTTTTTGAAGGTGGTAGAGCTGGAAAGCTTTCACGCCGCGGCTGAAGCGCTCAACGTGTCACAGCCGGCGTTGAGCCGGCGTATCCAGAAGCTTGAGCAGGCGCTGGGAACCTCACTGCTCTCAAGAACCACACGCCATGTCGGCATGACCTCCGTGGGCCGGGATTTTTATCCTCAGGCACGCCGCCTGATCGACGACTTTGATCACGCCGTCTTCAATATCAAGGCCCTGGCGGAACACCGGATCGGGCAGATCACGCTGGCCTGTATCCCGACGGCGGCCTTTTATTTTCTGCCCTCGGTCATCCGCGACTTCAACGCCCAGTACCCCAACATTCGTATCCGCCTGCTGGATTTAAGCGCCAACGAGGGGCTGGAAGCCGTGCTCAGCGGTGAGGCCGATGTCGGTATCAACATGCTGAGCGGACAGCACCCGGATATCGAATTTACACCGCTGGTCGTGGAGCCGTTTGTTCTGGCCTGTCGGTCCGATCATGAGTTCGCCTCGCGCAAGCAGGTGCGCTGGAGTGAATTGAGCCGGCATCGGATGATTGGTGTCGGGCGCGCCAGTGGCAACCGAACGTTGATTGACCACGAGCTGGCTTCTCTGGAAAACAGGCCGACCTGGTTTTTTGAAGTGCAGCATCTTTCGACGTCGCTGGGCATGGTCGAGGCCGGGCTGGGGGTCGCTGCCGTGCCGCGTCTGGCCATGCCAAGGCAGGAGCACGCAACGCTCATACAGCGCCTGTTGATCGACCCCGTGATTCGCAGAACGCTGGGTCTGGTGCGTCATCGCAACAGTCATTTGTCACCGGCAGCAGAGCGTTTTGTTGAAACCCTGCTGTCACAGTGGCGAACGCCGGATGGTGAAACCACCGAGCCTTCCATTCCCGGATAG
- a CDS encoding tripartite tricarboxylate transporter permease gives MLESMISGISQILTVSHLLYMCLGVSAGLLVGIIPGLGGIAGMALLLPFLYGMEPGLALGMLMGMVAVIPTGDTFASVLMGIPGSSSSQATVMDGFPLAKKGQAARALSSAFLSSLCGGVIGALILTVFILMARPLVLGFSSSELFVLTMLGLAMVAVLSGGQLFKGIAACGLGLLVGAMGTAPATGEFRLNMGIEYLFDGIPLVVVGLGIFAIPEIIELMIQKSSIARDQAGLGKGWKRGVQDVWQNRGLVARCAGIGSIIGTIPGLAGSVVDWLTYGYASRTVKGEKHFGQGDIRGVIAPEAANNACACGAMVPTLLFGVPGSGTAAIFLGGLLLLGLEPGVSMITTHLDLTYNIIWSLALANILGAAFCLLLARPVAQLTRVPFALIAPVITMLVLFAAYQATRSLGDWYALIAIGAIGLLFKQAGWSRPAFLIGFVLAPGAETYFYQSIQFNGLAGFMRPGVLIILSLTALALLYPLGKKLLARRRNTASEKTATASVVEKTKPTWGVVDMILVVGMLLIAALSWYDVRDISFIAHVFPMLSIVFLGGGALAVAIQIRTEGALRVEQPALQGLCWLAGLLMVVVVASVLGFISTATLGSLLFLTFVAKSRWLTIVLITLGIVAFLLGMQSLLSLHYPSGLLDALIFPAS, from the coding sequence ATGCTTGAATCCATGATCTCCGGGATCAGCCAGATCCTGACGGTCTCCCACCTTTTGTATATGTGCCTGGGCGTCTCGGCAGGGCTGCTCGTAGGTATCATTCCGGGCCTGGGCGGGATTGCCGGCATGGCCCTGTTACTGCCCTTTCTCTACGGCATGGAGCCGGGGCTGGCGCTGGGCATGCTGATGGGCATGGTGGCCGTCATTCCGACCGGCGATACCTTCGCCTCGGTCCTGATGGGCATTCCCGGTTCGAGCTCCTCTCAGGCCACCGTCATGGACGGCTTCCCGCTGGCCAAAAAGGGGCAGGCTGCCCGCGCCCTTTCCAGTGCATTTCTGTCGTCACTGTGCGGCGGGGTCATCGGCGCCCTGATTCTGACCGTTTTCATTTTAATGGCTCGACCGCTGGTTCTGGGTTTTTCCTCCTCCGAGCTTTTCGTCCTGACCATGCTGGGTCTGGCCATGGTCGCTGTGCTCTCCGGTGGTCAGCTTTTCAAGGGCATTGCCGCCTGCGGTCTGGGGCTTCTGGTCGGCGCCATGGGTACGGCACCGGCCACGGGCGAATTTCGTCTCAACATGGGCATCGAATACCTGTTTGACGGTATTCCTCTGGTCGTGGTGGGTCTGGGCATTTTCGCCATCCCCGAAATCATTGAACTGATGATTCAAAAAAGCAGCATCGCTCGGGATCAGGCTGGTCTGGGGAAAGGCTGGAAACGTGGCGTTCAGGATGTCTGGCAAAATCGCGGTCTGGTCGCTCGCTGCGCCGGGATCGGCAGTATCATCGGCACCATTCCCGGGCTTGCCGGCTCGGTGGTCGACTGGCTGACCTATGGCTACGCCAGCCGAACGGTCAAGGGCGAAAAACATTTTGGCCAGGGTGATATTCGCGGCGTCATCGCGCCCGAGGCTGCCAACAACGCCTGTGCCTGCGGTGCCATGGTGCCGACACTGTTGTTTGGCGTGCCCGGCTCGGGTACGGCAGCCATTTTCCTTGGTGGCCTTTTGCTGCTGGGTCTTGAGCCCGGTGTCAGCATGATCACCACGCACCTGGACCTGACCTACAACATTATCTGGTCGCTGGCGCTGGCCAACATCCTCGGGGCTGCCTTTTGTCTTTTACTGGCCCGGCCCGTTGCGCAACTGACGCGCGTACCGTTTGCGCTGATCGCGCCGGTCATCACGATGCTGGTGCTGTTTGCCGCCTATCAGGCAACGCGCTCTCTGGGAGACTGGTATGCCCTGATCGCCATAGGCGCCATCGGTCTGCTGTTCAAGCAGGCAGGCTGGTCCAGACCTGCCTTTTTGATCGGCTTTGTACTGGCTCCCGGCGCTGAAACGTATTTCTATCAGAGCATTCAGTTCAATGGTCTGGCAGGATTCATGCGCCCGGGCGTTCTGATCATCCTGTCGCTCACCGCACTGGCGCTGCTCTACCCGCTGGGCAAAAAACTGCTGGCACGTCGCCGCAATACCGCATCTGAAAAGACAGCGACAGCCTCCGTCGTTGAAAAGACGAAGCCGACATGGGGCGTGGTGGACATGATACTGGTGGTGGGCATGCTGTTGATCGCGGCCCTGTCCTGGTATGACGTCCGCGATATTTCCTTCATCGCGCATGTCTTCCCGATGCTCTCCATTGTCTTTCTGGGCGGTGGTGCGCTGGCGGTCGCCATTCAGATTCGAACGGAAGGCGCCCTCCGTGTCGAGCAGCCGGCACTTCAGGGCCTGTGCTGGCTGGCCGGCCTATTGATGGTCGTTGTCGTGGCATCGGTACTAGGCTTTATCAGCACTGCCACCCTGGGCAGCCTCCTTTTCCTGACGTTTGTGGCAAAGTCGCGCTGGCTGACCATCGTGTTGATTACGCTGGGGATTGTGGCCTTCTTGCTCGGCATGCAATCACTTCTGTCACTTCACTATCCTTCAGGCCTGCTGGATGCCCTGATTTTTCCAGCCAGCTGA